Proteins from one Catenuloplanes atrovinosus genomic window:
- a CDS encoding MarR family winged helix-turn-helix transcriptional regulator, whose protein sequence is MPGARRLPDRGELAVWRDFIESTEALRTRVVSRLQSDTGLGSGDYAVLLALSEAPDTRMRSSELAAHIGWERSRLSHHLGRMERRGLIGRTDSPGDNRGALVVLTEAGGAAFRAATVPHLRVVRELFVDALTPEQLAAAGAIAAALRAHLNAR, encoded by the coding sequence ATGCCCGGTGCCCGCAGACTTCCCGATCGCGGCGAGCTCGCGGTCTGGCGCGACTTCATCGAGTCCACCGAGGCGCTGCGCACCCGGGTGGTGAGCCGCCTGCAGAGCGACACCGGGCTCGGGTCCGGCGACTACGCGGTGCTGCTCGCGCTCAGCGAGGCGCCGGACACCCGGATGCGCTCCTCCGAGCTGGCCGCGCACATCGGCTGGGAGCGCAGCCGACTCTCCCACCACCTGGGCCGGATGGAGCGCCGCGGGCTGATCGGCCGCACCGACTCGCCGGGCGACAACCGCGGCGCGCTGGTCGTGCTGACCGAGGCCGGCGGCGCGGCGTTCCGCGCGGCCACGGTGCCGCACCTGCGCGTGGTGCGCGAGCTGTTCGTCGACGCGCTCACCCCGGAGCAGCTCGCCGCCGCCGGGGCG
- a CDS encoding LLM class flavin-dependent oxidoreductase has product MILGLDTFGDVPVGDDGAPVSHAVAIRQVVDEAVLADDLGVDVIALGEHHRPEYSISTPETVLAGIATRTRRIGLASGVTVLSSDDPVRVFQRFATVDALSGGRAQAILGRGSFTESFPLFGYDLSRYDVLFEEKLDLFVKLLDETPVTWEGTTRPALTDAEVFPRTESGRLDTWVGVGGSPQSVVRTARHGLPLMLAIIGGAPERFAPYVDLYRRAADQLGTVAHPVGMHSPGFVADTDEQAKELFYPYYKVQRDRIGALRGWPPLRREEFDHEVAHGSLYIGSPETVARKIARAAKALDVGRFDLIYTVGAQPISARTRAVELLGAKVFPMVRDLMTEN; this is encoded by the coding sequence ATGATTCTCGGACTGGACACGTTCGGCGACGTGCCGGTGGGCGACGACGGCGCGCCGGTCTCGCACGCGGTCGCGATCCGCCAGGTGGTCGACGAGGCCGTGCTCGCCGACGACCTCGGCGTGGACGTGATCGCGCTCGGCGAGCACCACCGGCCGGAGTACTCGATCTCCACGCCGGAGACCGTGCTGGCCGGCATCGCCACCCGTACCCGCCGGATCGGGCTCGCCTCCGGCGTGACCGTGCTCAGCTCGGACGACCCGGTCCGGGTGTTCCAGCGGTTCGCGACCGTGGACGCGCTGTCCGGCGGCCGGGCGCAGGCGATCCTCGGGCGCGGCTCGTTCACCGAGTCGTTCCCGCTGTTCGGCTACGACCTCAGCCGGTACGACGTGCTGTTCGAGGAGAAGCTCGACCTCTTCGTCAAGCTCCTCGACGAGACGCCGGTGACCTGGGAGGGCACGACCCGGCCCGCGCTCACCGACGCGGAGGTGTTCCCCAGGACCGAGTCCGGCCGGCTGGACACCTGGGTCGGCGTCGGCGGATCGCCGCAGTCGGTGGTCCGTACCGCCCGGCACGGCCTGCCCCTGATGCTGGCCATCATCGGTGGCGCGCCCGAGCGGTTCGCGCCCTACGTCGACCTCTACCGCCGGGCCGCGGACCAACTCGGCACGGTCGCGCACCCGGTCGGCATGCACTCGCCCGGCTTCGTCGCCGACACCGACGAGCAGGCCAAGGAGCTGTTCTACCCGTACTACAAGGTGCAGCGGGACCGGATCGGCGCGCTGCGCGGCTGGCCGCCGCTGCGCCGGGAGGAGTTCGACCACGAGGTCGCGCACGGGTCGCTCTACATCGGCTCGCCGGAGACGGTGGCCCGTAAGATCGCCCGCGCGGCGAAGGCGCTGGACGTGGGACGGTTCGACCTGATCTACACGGTCGGCGCGCAGCCGATCAGCGCGCGCACGCGCGCGGTCGAGCTGCTCGGCGCGAAGGTCTTCCCGATGGTTCGCGACCTGATGACGGAGAA